Sequence from the Paenibacillus tundrae genome:
CTCAGAAGATATGGAAGACATGGATTAATTAAATTAGTTCAAGGAATTGTGGTATGAGACAAAGCTTTGCTTTGCTATACCACTTTTTCTTGGACATAGGTTACGTAGGAAACGAGTGAATTTATAGGAGTGTGAATGAATGGATACATTATTACTGTTGGACCCGGTTGCGTTCTCTATTGGATCGCTAACGGTTCACTGGTACGGATTAATTCTGGGTGCAGCAGCGCTTGTAGGTCTATTGCTGGTCATCCAGGAGGGGAAACGATATGCCATTCCGCAGGAAGTTTTCATGGACATGGTTCTGCTCGGCGTACCGTCTGCTATTATTGGAGCCAGAATTTATTATGTGGCATTTAAGTGGGACGATTATAAGGACAATTTCTGGGATGTATTTAAAATATGGAATGGCGGTATCGCCATTTATGGCGCACTAATTGGTGCAATTATATGTGCAGTTATTTTCTTCCGTCGTAAAGGATATAACTTCTGGCGTATGGCCGACATTTGCGCACCAGGTCTCATCGTTGGACAGATGATTGGGCGTTGGGGGAACTTCGTGAATCAGGAAGCCTACGGCGGACCTGTAGAGGAATCATTTTTGCGGAACAATCTGCATCTGCCAGACTTTATCGTCAATCAGATGAATGTAAATGGTGTATTCCATCATCCGGCTTTCTTGTATGAATCGTTATGGAGCCTGGTAGGTTTAGGGATTCTACTCGTATTGCGTCGTCAGAAGTTTCTACGTGCAGGCGAACTATTCATGTCTTATTTTATCTGGTACTCTATCGGTCGTTTCTTCATTGAAGCACTGCGTACAGATAGTCTTGGGTTCCAAGCACCAGCATGGGTGGCTTCTGTCGTAAATGGAATGTGGTCTCCAATGACGGCAATGGGCTTCGAGCAAGGGTATCTAGATCCAGCGTATGGCAACGTTAGAATTTCGCAACTGCTGGCGATCGCTATTATCATTGTTGCGGTAGTATTCATTGTGGTAAGAAGAGTGACGGGTCGGGCAGATGTACGTTATAGTGACCCGATCGTATCGACGAAAGTACCTTCGGAGCCATCGGATGATATGCCACAGACAGGTGCGCCAGGTACAGGTGCTGGCAAAGACAGCAAAGAAGACAAAACATCAACGCTAGCTAGAGATGAGCAGAGGCAAGCTGAAGACAAAAAGGAGTAATGCAGGTATGATCAACACGGTTTTGTTTGATCTCGATGGAACGATTATAGATACGAATGAGCTGATCATCAGCTCGTTCCTACATGTAATGGGAGAATGGGAGCATTCAGCTCCGTGGACAAGGGAAGAGATTATTCCACATATGGGTGGTACGTTGGAACAGCAGATGCGTACATTTTCTGGACAAGAGGATGTCTCTGAGTATGTGAAGGGCTACCGTGCATATAACGATATTCACCATGAGGCAATGGTGCAGCCTTTCCCACATGTGTTGGAGGTTATTGAAGCCCTTCATCAAGCAGGTATAGTAATGGGAGTAGTGACAACGAAAATTCGTCCTTCCACACTTAAGGTGTTAGAGCGCTTCGACTTGCTCAAGTATATGCAAACCATTGTAACCGTCACGGATGTAACCCATCCGAAACCTCATGCTGAACCGGTATTGAAGGCGATGAACGAGCTTGGTGCCGATCCTGCCAAAACATTGATGATTGGTGACAGCCCGGTGGATATTCAGTCGGCTCAAAATGCAGGTGCACTCTCCGTAGGTGTGGCTTGGTCTCTCAAGGGAGAAGAAAAACTGAAAGAATACAACCCGGATCATATTGTGCACGATATGAGGGATCTGCTTGCACTCACAGGTATTGAAGCGAGACGTACATGAGAAAAGTAACCCGCTATCCGGTAGAAGGTCATAATGCATTATGGCACATCTATCAGACCGTAAGCCCATGGAAGGGTGTTCGTAATTTTATCTGGATTCAGCTATCACGTTACTGTCCGATTCTATCGGTAAAGAACTGGATCTATCGCCGAATGCTTGGCATGAAGGTAGGTAAACATACGGCATTTGGCTTAATGGTGATGGTAGATGTGTTTTTCCCGGAGAAGATCACGGTGGGCGAAAACTCAGTCATCGGATACAACACGACCATTCTGGCTCATGAATATCTCATCAAAGAGTACAGGCTGGGCGAGGTCATTATCGGTGAAAATGTACTTATTGGTGCGAATACAACCATCTTGCCGGGGGTAACCATCGGGGATGGCGCTGTGGTTGCAGCAGGTGCTGTAGTTCACAAGGATGTTGCACCAGGAGCCTTTGTGGGAGGTAATCCACTACGGGATCTATCCCGGTCTGCACGTTCAGAGCATGATGTGCTTGTGAATACAGAGGAACCATTTTAGGAAACGAAGATCGTTGGAGAACGGCATTTCAATTATGTATACCGATGACCTAAGATCAGAGCCATAGGAACTAATAAGAGATATCCAGTGGTAAGGTGAATTCAGAACCGCTGAGAGAGAAGCTGCTAAGGGCAGCTTTTTTCATATATAAAAATATTCTCGTCATGCTTATAAAATGCGGGTAAACCATAGAAGGAAGATGGCTGGCTAGCTGTGTGGCTTTGTTGACGATGTGGAGTCATTCATGTTATCATATCCCATATACTTTAGTTTGTTAGCACTTTACCATACGAAAGCAAAGAGCGGCAGAGTGTGAACTTCATATTCTCTTCTCTGAGGGTTCGACTTCATAGAAATAATGCGCTGCATAGCAGCTAGAGCACAAGAACAGCTTCACAGATGAACGTATAGAGGATTTGCGAAGGCATTTGTGACTTCGGTTGAAACAGATGCTATTTACATAAATCCTGTTGAGATACAGATTGAAATGCAAGTGGACGAATGAATTGATGCAAGAATCGATATACAGACTTACAGACTGCTGCACGATCCAAATTACTGACTCGGGGTGAATGATACAAATGTCTAAACCAAAAGGCTTCGAGAAACCAACGGGTTTCCGTGACTATACACCGCTTGTCGTGAACAAGCTGAGAACGATTGAGCGAAATGCACTAGAATGCATGGAACGCTGGGGTTATCGCCAGATTATGACGCCAACGATTGAGTATTACGACACGGTAGGTGTAGCCAGCTCTACATCAGATCGTAAATTGTTTAAGTTGCTGAATAGCCGAGGAACAACGCTCGTGTTGAGATCGGATCTGACAGCTCCTATTGCGAGGGTGGTATCTTCTCTACTGAAGGATGAGCCGCTACCGCTCCGTTTGTCTTATCATGCGAATGTGTTCCGTTCGATTGAAGAGGAAGCGGGACGTGAAGCGGAGTTTTTCCAGACGGGTGTTGAACTCGTAGGTGATGATTCTCCTGAAGCGGATGCAGAAGTGGTTGCTTTGGCCATTGCCTCATTACAGGCAGCAGGCGTGTCTTCTTTTAAAATAGCGATGGGTCACATGGGTTTCCTGAATGGATTGTTGGAAGAGGTTATCCCGGGTCAGACTGCACAGCAGCAAGAATTGAAGAAGGGATTGCTCGGGCGGGACTACGTTGGTTATCGGGAGTCTATTGAAGCGCTTGATCTTGAACCGAAGCTGAAGGCGCAACTTGAGGCAATTCTACGTTTGCGAGGTGGCAAAGAGATCTGTGCTCAAGCAACTCAATTAAGCTCCAGTCCGGAAGCAGCAGAGTCTATCGCCCATCTGTGTGCAGTATTTGAGGTGTTAGAGGCGTATGGAGTCTCTGAGCATGTGTTGATCGATCTGACGATGATTGGTGACTTCTCGTATTATACAGGTATGACATTTGAAGGTTATGCGGCCGAGCTTGGATCGCCTGTATGCAGTGGTGGACGATATGATAATCTGCTGCAGCAGTTTGGACGTGCGCTTCCGGCTACGGGATTTGCACTCAAAACAAACCGAATTATCGACGGAGTACATGGC
This genomic interval carries:
- the lgt gene encoding prolipoprotein diacylglyceryl transferase, which gives rise to MDTLLLLDPVAFSIGSLTVHWYGLILGAAALVGLLLVIQEGKRYAIPQEVFMDMVLLGVPSAIIGARIYYVAFKWDDYKDNFWDVFKIWNGGIAIYGALIGAIICAVIFFRRKGYNFWRMADICAPGLIVGQMIGRWGNFVNQEAYGGPVEESFLRNNLHLPDFIVNQMNVNGVFHHPAFLYESLWSLVGLGILLVLRRQKFLRAGELFMSYFIWYSIGRFFIEALRTDSLGFQAPAWVASVVNGMWSPMTAMGFEQGYLDPAYGNVRISQLLAIAIIIVAVVFIVVRRVTGRADVRYSDPIVSTKVPSEPSDDMPQTGAPGTGAGKDSKEDKTSTLARDEQRQAEDKKE
- the ppaX gene encoding pyrophosphatase PpaX encodes the protein MINTVLFDLDGTIIDTNELIISSFLHVMGEWEHSAPWTREEIIPHMGGTLEQQMRTFSGQEDVSEYVKGYRAYNDIHHEAMVQPFPHVLEVIEALHQAGIVMGVVTTKIRPSTLKVLERFDLLKYMQTIVTVTDVTHPKPHAEPVLKAMNELGADPAKTLMIGDSPVDIQSAQNAGALSVGVAWSLKGEEKLKEYNPDHIVHDMRDLLALTGIEARRT
- a CDS encoding acyltransferase, which codes for MRKVTRYPVEGHNALWHIYQTVSPWKGVRNFIWIQLSRYCPILSVKNWIYRRMLGMKVGKHTAFGLMVMVDVFFPEKITVGENSVIGYNTTILAHEYLIKEYRLGEVIIGENVLIGANTTILPGVTIGDGAVVAAGAVVHKDVAPGAFVGGNPLRDLSRSARSEHDVLVNTEEPF
- a CDS encoding ATP phosphoribosyltransferase regulatory subunit, encoding MSKPKGFEKPTGFRDYTPLVVNKLRTIERNALECMERWGYRQIMTPTIEYYDTVGVASSTSDRKLFKLLNSRGTTLVLRSDLTAPIARVVSSLLKDEPLPLRLSYHANVFRSIEEEAGREAEFFQTGVELVGDDSPEADAEVVALAIASLQAAGVSSFKIAMGHMGFLNGLLEEVIPGQTAQQQELKKGLLGRDYVGYRESIEALDLEPKLKAQLEAILRLRGGKEICAQATQLSSSPEAAESIAHLCAVFEVLEAYGVSEHVLIDLTMIGDFSYYTGMTFEGYAAELGSPVCSGGRYDNLLQQFGRALPATGFALKTNRIIDGVHGITIEEEKPVLIEYQSECRAEALTEAARLRSLGKNVVTALLSEEKSNTETVKVAVTSGEQEVRSDKRYAEVIRYASEERGAR